One window from the genome of Thiohalobacter sp. encodes:
- a CDS encoding GspE/PulE family protein translates to MGKLLSLPVENFAGEGAAGTPVRVELLSGDAREGRLGRFDPLRGELSLHHADGPAETFRFADMRRLLFTTDLSHALNALPEEAHAPQPLWLRYRDGRTREDTFLDVRIDHHGLHLLVDAEGRVQREFVPFATLARYRVGSVSGQPDRAGGTPPDGVVRSREQLAVVMASRTPLAPIAAASSAATDPEALARRLAVPLVDLADFDVEPEVLADIPENFAREHRVMPLLRINDRLIVAMENPADAELLSLLHFVSGHSVEGCVAAPEDLQQTIERAYGVADDAEALDELELVAQKEMETQPPVHEVERMGKEKPIVRLVHNILAEAIRRDASDIHLRPADDHVALLYRQDGTLVPVRKFAKVLLPAVVARIKIIGRMNIAERRLPQDGRARMVEAGRTVDMRISVIPTVSGESVVIRLLNADNGLRSISELGFTLEDAERFTDLLHRSYGMLLVTGPTGSGKSTTLYAALQEVRKQNVNIITVEDPVEYRVQGIEQIQVNTAPGFTFARALRNILRHDPDVIMVGEIRDQETAKIAVESALTGHLVLSTLHTNDAPTTVTRLIEMGVAAFLVKSSLLGVLAQRLVRLNCPHCIELEPVDTSVRRCLGVGEDEVFHRGQGCEACNHTGFHGRMAVYELLRVTPAMRDIITADVSADAIRQQAMRDGMVPLTQNALRLAREQKTSLAEVYRVRLE, encoded by the coding sequence ATGGGCAAGTTGCTGTCACTTCCTGTCGAGAATTTCGCCGGCGAGGGTGCCGCCGGCACGCCGGTGCGTGTCGAGCTGCTGTCCGGCGACGCCCGCGAGGGGCGGCTCGGCCGCTTCGACCCCCTTCGCGGCGAACTGTCCCTGCACCATGCAGACGGTCCCGCCGAGACATTCCGCTTCGCCGATATGCGTCGGCTGTTGTTCACCACCGATCTTTCCCATGCGCTGAATGCCTTGCCGGAAGAGGCGCATGCGCCACAACCCTTGTGGCTGCGTTACCGCGATGGCCGGACACGGGAGGACACCTTTCTCGACGTGCGCATCGATCATCATGGCCTCCACCTGCTGGTCGACGCCGAGGGGCGCGTGCAGCGCGAATTCGTACCCTTTGCCACCCTGGCGCGCTACCGGGTCGGCAGCGTGTCGGGGCAGCCGGACCGCGCCGGCGGCACGCCGCCCGATGGCGTCGTGCGCAGCCGCGAGCAACTGGCGGTGGTGATGGCCTCGCGCACCCCGCTGGCCCCGATTGCCGCGGCTTCCAGTGCGGCCACCGATCCCGAGGCTCTGGCCCGGCGGCTGGCGGTGCCGCTGGTCGATCTTGCGGACTTTGACGTCGAGCCCGAGGTGCTGGCTGACATCCCGGAGAACTTTGCGCGCGAGCACCGGGTGATGCCGCTGCTGAGGATCAACGACCGCCTGATCGTGGCCATGGAGAATCCGGCGGATGCCGAGCTGCTCAGCCTGCTGCACTTCGTCAGCGGCCACAGCGTCGAGGGTTGCGTGGCAGCGCCGGAGGATCTGCAGCAGACCATCGAACGCGCCTATGGCGTCGCCGATGACGCGGAGGCGCTGGACGAGCTGGAGCTGGTGGCCCAGAAGGAAATGGAGACGCAGCCACCGGTGCACGAGGTCGAGCGCATGGGCAAGGAAAAGCCCATCGTGCGCCTGGTCCACAACATACTGGCCGAGGCCATACGCCGCGATGCTTCGGATATCCACCTGCGCCCTGCCGACGATCACGTGGCGCTGCTCTATCGTCAGGACGGCACGCTCGTTCCGGTACGCAAGTTCGCCAAGGTGCTGCTGCCGGCGGTGGTGGCGCGCATCAAGATCATCGGCCGCATGAACATCGCCGAGCGCCGCCTGCCGCAGGACGGGCGCGCGCGCATGGTCGAGGCCGGCAGGACGGTGGACATGCGCATCTCGGTGATTCCGACCGTCAGCGGCGAGAGTGTGGTCATCCGGCTGCTCAATGCCGACAATGGCCTGCGGTCCATTTCGGAACTGGGCTTCACCCTGGAGGATGCGGAGCGGTTCACCGACCTGCTGCACAGGAGCTACGGCATGCTGCTGGTCACCGGGCCCACCGGTTCGGGCAAGTCGACCACCCTGTATGCCGCGTTGCAGGAGGTAAGGAAGCAGAACGTCAACATCATTACCGTCGAGGATCCGGTCGAGTATCGTGTCCAGGGCATCGAGCAGATCCAGGTCAATACCGCGCCCGGCTTTACCTTCGCCCGCGCCCTGCGCAACATCCTGCGCCACGACCCCGATGTCATTATGGTCGGCGAGATCCGCGACCAGGAGACGGCGAAGATCGCCGTGGAGAGTGCGCTCACCGGCCATCTGGTGCTCAGCACCCTGCATACCAACGATGCCCCCACCACCGTTACCCGGCTGATCGAAATGGGCGTGGCGGCCTTCCTGGTGAAATCCAGCCTGCTCGGCGTGCTGGCACAGCGGCTGGTGCGGCTGAACTGTCCGCACTGTATCGAGCTCGAGCCGGTCGACACCAGCGTGCGCCGCTGCCTCGGAGTGGGTGAGGACGAGGTCTTCCATCGCGGCCAGGGCTGCGAGGCCTGCAACCATACCGGCTTCCACGGGCGCATGGCCGTCTACGAGCTGTTGCGGGTCACGCCGGCGATGCGTGATATCATCACTGCCGATGTCAGCGCGGACGCCATTCGCCAGCAGGCCATGCGCGACGGCATGGTGCCGCTGACGCAGAACGCGCTGCGCCTCGCGCGGGAGCAGAAGACCTCGCTGGCCGAGGTGTACCGCGTGCGGCTGGAGTGA
- a CDS encoding host attachment protein, giving the protein MNGNCVIVADNGRARFFRLADVEFPELESGPNLEEINDLVNPEREAAGDEIWSDIKSGRNRGNGGAPAHGYDDHRDQHEDEFDRRFARTIAAEAERLANGSTRELVVVAQKRALGLLRNELAALGKRGVRIRELAKDLSKLSPIELQDHLARLNLIPPRRMRSAQA; this is encoded by the coding sequence ATGAACGGTAACTGTGTGATCGTCGCCGACAATGGTCGGGCCCGCTTCTTCCGCCTGGCCGATGTCGAGTTCCCGGAACTGGAATCCGGCCCCAACCTCGAGGAGATCAACGATCTGGTCAACCCGGAACGCGAAGCGGCCGGCGACGAGATCTGGAGCGACATCAAGTCCGGCCGCAACCGCGGCAACGGCGGCGCGCCCGCGCATGGCTACGACGACCATCGCGACCAGCACGAGGATGAATTCGACCGGCGCTTCGCGCGCACCATCGCCGCCGAGGCCGAGCGCCTGGCCAACGGCAGCACCCGTGAACTGGTGGTGGTGGCGCAGAAGCGCGCGCTGGGCCTGCTGCGCAACGAACTGGCCGCACTGGGCAAGCGCGGGGTACGCATCCGCGAACTTGCCAAGGACCTGAGCAAGCTGTCGCCCATCGAGCTTCAGGATCACCTGGCACGGCTCAATCTCATTCCGCCAAGACGGATGCGCAGCGCACAGGCCTGA
- a CDS encoding AsmA family protein: protein MKALRIVGITVGILVALLVVAAIALPMFLDPNDYKDRITGMVKDKTGRELVIEGDMELSVFPWLGVEIGRARLGNAPGFGDAPFAAVEEVEVRVKLLPLLRRELEMSRLRLEGMTLNLARDAKGRNNWDDLVAPSGKTEAKAAGEAAPGQSPALAALAIGGIDVADARVRWDDHQARQHYEIRDLDLTLGAIRPGKPVDVKLKAEMEGGKPKREAELELKGEVALSDDLRRIEVNDLRLALEAEGEGLPGGKLKAGLETGLSVDLAKQTLSMPELELEALGLKARGRAEGTHILGEQARFQGSLKLDEFVPREVIGRLGQPLPETSDATVLGKAGVSFDFAATPKSVKLSKLALRLDDSSLTGTAGIADFSSGAIRFDLALDAIDLDRYLPPRKAGEVKAPPTPAEAAAGGAAALPVKTLKALDLDGRLRIGRLKAYQLNSTDVSVTVKARDGLVNVSPAQAKLYQGRYQGNIRLDARGATPSISLDEKVSGVQAGPLLRDLAGKEEKLLGVADVSLKITGRGADVPAIQKTLNGTAAFSFRDGAVKGVNIARLIRKAKAQLKGQPPPPETGPNQTDFSSVTGTAQIRNGVVYNDDLDGRSPLLRVAGKGKVDLPAQALDYLLTVKIVEALEGQGGAGLADLKGLAIPVRIKGSFSEPRYNVELDKVLKAAVEKKVKKKVEEKIQEKVGDKLEDKLKNELGGKLKGLFGR, encoded by the coding sequence ATGAAGGCATTGCGGATCGTCGGTATCACTGTCGGGATTCTGGTCGCGCTGCTGGTGGTGGCGGCCATCGCGCTGCCGATGTTCCTCGACCCCAACGACTACAAGGACCGGATCACCGGTATGGTCAAGGACAAGACCGGTCGTGAACTGGTGATCGAGGGTGACATGGAACTCTCGGTGTTCCCCTGGCTGGGCGTCGAGATCGGTCGCGCCCGGCTGGGCAACGCACCGGGCTTTGGAGATGCGCCCTTCGCAGCAGTCGAGGAAGTCGAGGTACGCGTCAAGCTGCTGCCCCTGTTGCGTCGCGAGCTGGAGATGTCGAGGTTGCGTCTGGAGGGCATGACGCTGAACCTGGCGCGGGACGCGAAGGGGCGGAACAACTGGGACGACCTGGTGGCCCCCTCCGGGAAGACGGAAGCGAAAGCGGCCGGCGAGGCCGCACCGGGTCAGTCGCCGGCGCTGGCGGCGCTTGCCATCGGCGGTATCGATGTCGCTGATGCGCGCGTGCGCTGGGATGACCACCAGGCCCGCCAGCATTACGAGATCCGGGACCTGGATCTCACGCTCGGTGCCATCCGTCCCGGCAAGCCGGTGGACGTGAAACTGAAGGCCGAGATGGAAGGCGGCAAGCCGAAGCGCGAGGCCGAACTCGAGCTCAAGGGCGAGGTGGCGCTGTCCGATGATCTGCGGCGCATCGAAGTAAACGATCTGCGGCTGGCACTGGAAGCGGAGGGCGAGGGGCTGCCCGGCGGCAAGCTGAAGGCCGGGCTCGAGACCGGGCTGTCGGTGGATCTGGCGAAGCAGACCCTGTCCATGCCGGAACTGGAACTCGAGGCCCTCGGCCTCAAGGCCCGCGGCCGTGCCGAAGGCACGCATATCCTCGGTGAGCAGGCGCGCTTCCAGGGTAGCCTGAAGCTGGATGAGTTCGTGCCGCGGGAAGTGATCGGGCGACTCGGCCAGCCATTGCCCGAGACCAGCGACGCCACCGTGCTGGGCAAGGCCGGAGTCTCGTTCGACTTTGCGGCCACGCCGAAGTCGGTGAAGCTGAGCAAGCTGGCGCTGCGGCTGGACGACAGCAGCCTGACCGGCACCGCCGGCATCGCCGATTTCTCCAGTGGCGCCATCCGCTTCGATCTTGCGCTCGACGCCATCGATCTCGACCGCTACCTGCCGCCGCGCAAGGCAGGCGAGGTCAAGGCGCCGCCCACCCCGGCCGAGGCTGCGGCCGGCGGTGCCGCAGCCCTGCCCGTGAAAACGCTCAAGGCCCTCGATCTCGACGGCCGCCTGCGCATCGGCAGGCTCAAGGCCTACCAGCTCAACAGCACCGATGTCAGTGTCACCGTGAAGGCGCGCGACGGGCTGGTGAACGTGAGCCCGGCACAGGCGAAGCTCTACCAGGGTCGCTACCAGGGCAACATCCGTCTCGATGCCCGCGGCGCGACGCCGAGCATTTCGCTCGATGAAAAGGTGAGCGGCGTGCAGGCCGGTCCGCTGTTGCGCGATCTCGCCGGCAAGGAAGAGAAGCTGCTGGGCGTGGCCGATGTGTCGCTGAAGATCACCGGCCGGGGCGCCGACGTGCCAGCCATCCAGAAGACGCTCAACGGCACGGCCGCCTTTTCCTTCAGGGATGGCGCGGTCAAGGGCGTCAACATCGCCCGGCTCATCCGCAAGGCGAAGGCGCAGCTCAAGGGGCAGCCGCCACCGCCCGAGACCGGCCCCAACCAGACCGACTTCAGTTCCGTCACCGGCACGGCGCAGATCCGCAATGGCGTGGTCTACAACGACGACCTCGACGGCCGCTCTCCGCTGCTGCGGGTGGCCGGCAAGGGCAAGGTGGATCTGCCTGCCCAGGCGCTGGACTACCTGCTCACGGTGAAAATCGTCGAGGCCCTGGAGGGCCAGGGCGGGGCGGGGCTGGCCGACCTCAAGGGTCTTGCCATTCCGGTGCGCATCAAGGGCAGCTTCAGCGAGCCGCGCTACAACGTGGAACTCGACAAGGTACTCAAGGCCGCCGTCGAGAAGAAGGTGAAGAAAAAGGTCGAGGAGAAGATTCAGGAAAAGGTAGGCGACAAGCTGGAAGACAAGCTCAAGAACGAGCTGGGGGGCAAGCTCAAGGGGCTGTTCGGCCGATGA
- a CDS encoding SRPBCC family protein, with protein MRMPWPALLFCFLALPAQAAELLNVLVEQRGTVYRVELDARFAAPAGRLRTLLTDYPHLDRINPSIHTSEVLAGAGPGRDRVRTVAKVCVAIFCKEIEQVQDLEVAPDGSINATVRPKQSDFRYGFARWRFEEDAAGTRMRFVSEIEPAFWVPPLIGPWLIQRALRAEALESIHNLERLAGKP; from the coding sequence ATGAGGATGCCCTGGCCGGCGCTGCTGTTCTGCTTCCTGGCCCTGCCGGCGCAGGCGGCGGAGCTGTTGAACGTGCTGGTCGAACAGCGCGGCACCGTCTACCGGGTGGAGCTGGATGCCCGCTTTGCCGCGCCTGCGGGGCGGCTGCGCACGCTGCTCACCGACTACCCGCACCTCGATCGCATCAATCCCTCCATCCACACCAGCGAGGTGCTGGCCGGTGCGGGGCCGGGGCGGGACCGGGTGCGCACGGTAGCGAAGGTCTGTGTCGCCATCTTCTGCAAGGAGATCGAGCAGGTTCAGGACCTGGAGGTGGCGCCTGACGGCAGCATCAACGCCACGGTGCGCCCGAAGCAGTCCGATTTCCGCTACGGCTTCGCGCGCTGGCGTTTCGAGGAGGACGCCGCCGGAACCCGCATGCGCTTCGTCAGCGAGATCGAGCCCGCCTTCTGGGTCCCGCCTCTCATCGGTCCCTGGTTGATCCAGCGGGCGCTGCGGGCGGAGGCGCTGGAGAGCATCCACAATCTGGAGCGCCTGGCCGGTAAGCCATGA
- the mutY gene encoding A/G-specific adenine glycosylase: MTDDFADRVLAWYDIHGRHDLPWQQQATPYRVWVSEIMLQQTQVATVIDYYRRFMARFPELSTLAEADLDEVLHLWSGLGYYARARNLHRAAMVIRDRHGGRFPEDFEAVAALPGVGRSTAGAILALACGQRHAILDGNVKRVLARFHGIDGWPGQAAVQRRLWELAEAHTPRRRVADYTQAMMDLGATLCTRARPDCGRCPLAADCRARAEGRQGELPAPRPRRERPLRRARLLIAHDGQGRVLLERRPPAGIWGGLWCLPEVPEGEAPVDWAARELGVRIAEPESWPALRHGFTHFVLDIGPLAARVLENPADRVLEGGARVWYNCRSPDQRGLAAPVARLLETLQARQSGEQDDADGAMREAGHGG, translated from the coding sequence ATGACAGACGACTTCGCGGACCGGGTTCTGGCCTGGTATGACATCCATGGCCGTCACGATCTGCCCTGGCAGCAGCAAGCCACCCCCTATCGGGTCTGGGTCTCCGAGATCATGCTGCAACAGACCCAGGTCGCGACCGTCATCGACTACTATCGACGCTTCATGGCGCGCTTTCCCGAACTGTCCACACTGGCCGAGGCCGATCTCGACGAGGTGCTGCATCTCTGGTCGGGCCTGGGCTACTATGCCCGAGCCCGCAACCTGCACAGGGCGGCCATGGTCATCCGCGACCGCCATGGCGGGCGTTTCCCCGAGGATTTCGAGGCAGTCGCGGCCCTGCCCGGGGTCGGCCGCTCCACAGCTGGCGCCATCCTCGCGCTGGCCTGCGGGCAACGCCATGCCATTCTCGACGGCAACGTGAAGCGGGTGCTGGCGCGCTTTCACGGCATCGACGGCTGGCCCGGGCAGGCCGCCGTGCAGCGCCGCCTGTGGGAACTGGCGGAGGCGCATACGCCCCGGCGGCGCGTTGCCGACTATACCCAGGCGATGATGGATCTGGGCGCGACCCTGTGCACCCGCGCCCGGCCGGACTGCGGGCGCTGTCCCCTTGCCGCGGACTGTCGCGCCCGCGCCGAGGGCCGGCAGGGCGAACTGCCCGCGCCGCGACCCAGGCGCGAACGGCCGCTGCGCCGTGCGCGGCTGCTGATCGCCCACGACGGGCAAGGGCGCGTGCTTCTGGAGCGTCGCCCTCCCGCGGGCATCTGGGGCGGGCTCTGGTGCCTGCCCGAGGTACCGGAGGGTGAAGCGCCGGTCGACTGGGCGGCACGCGAGCTGGGCGTGCGCATCGCCGAGCCGGAGTCCTGGCCCGCGCTGCGCCACGGCTTCACCCATTTCGTGCTCGACATCGGCCCGCTCGCCGCCCGGGTGCTGGAAAACCCGGCGGACCGCGTGTTGGAAGGCGGTGCGCGCGTCTGGTATAACTGCCGCTCCCCCGATCAGCGCGGCCTGGCCGCCCCCGTGGCCCGGCTGCTCGAAACCCTGCAGGCCCGACAATCAGGAGAGCAAGATGACGCGGATGGTGCAATGCGTGAAGCTGGGCACGGAGGCTGA
- a CDS encoding oxidative damage protection protein: MTRMVQCVKLGTEAEGLDRPPYPGELGKRIFENVSKEAWQQWLRQQTILINEYRLSPIEPKARKFLEEQMEKFFFGEGADTPEQFTPPGQ; encoded by the coding sequence ATGACGCGGATGGTGCAATGCGTGAAGCTGGGCACGGAGGCTGAAGGTCTCGACCGCCCCCCCTATCCCGGGGAGCTGGGCAAGCGGATCTTCGAGAACGTGTCGAAAGAGGCCTGGCAGCAGTGGCTGCGCCAGCAGACCATCCTTATCAACGAATACCGCCTCTCGCCGATCGAGCCCAAGGCCCGCAAGTTCCTCGAGGAACAGATGGAGAAATTCTTTTTCGGCGAGGGCGCTGACACCCCCGAGCAGTTCACGCCCCCGGGCCAGTAA
- a CDS encoding type II toxin-antitoxin system ParD family antitoxin: protein MGTMNISLPEGLKAFVDEQVASRGYGTVSEYVRELIRKDQERTRLRNLLLDGAASTPAGVADAAYFEGLRDHLRRHAGK from the coding sequence ATGGGCACGATGAATATTTCCCTCCCCGAAGGACTCAAGGCCTTCGTCGACGAGCAGGTGGCCAGCCGCGGTTACGGCACCGTCAGTGAGTATGTGCGCGAGCTGATCCGCAAGGATCAGGAGCGAACCCGGCTGCGCAACCTGCTGCTCGACGGGGCGGCTTCTACCCCTGCCGGTGTCGCCGATGCCGCCTATTTCGAAGGCCTGCGCGACCACCTCCGGCGTCACGCCGGCAAGTGA
- a CDS encoding type II toxin-antitoxin system RelE/ParE family toxin, translating to MSVKPVVRRARADQDLIEAVAHYLQEAGDRVALRFVDAVEKAFRHIARHPESGSPRYALELELPGIRCWPVRHFPYLVFYVEREDHIDVWRVLQGQRDIPPWLSDDPDEKRQGR from the coding sequence GTGAGCGTCAAGCCCGTCGTCCGGCGCGCCCGCGCGGACCAGGATCTTATAGAGGCCGTGGCGCATTACCTGCAGGAGGCCGGCGACCGGGTCGCGTTGCGCTTTGTCGATGCCGTCGAAAAGGCCTTCCGGCATATCGCCCGTCATCCCGAAAGTGGTTCCCCCCGCTATGCGCTCGAACTCGAACTGCCCGGCATCCGTTGCTGGCCGGTGAGACATTTCCCCTACCTGGTCTTCTATGTCGAGCGGGAAGATCATATCGATGTCTGGCGGGTACTGCAGGGTCAGCGGGACATTCCCCCATGGTTGAGTGATGACCCTGATGAAAAACGTCAGGGACGTTGA
- a CDS encoding phosphomannomutase, producing the protein MPMGNQQHRIAELMTASGVGFGTSGARGRVVDMTPGVCFAYTRAFLDHMRDAFGWKAGEAVAIAGDLRPSTPGIMAAVACAVRDAGGEPVNCGFIPSPAVALYGIEQGIPAIMVTGSHIPDDRNGIKFNRPDGEILKDDEAAIRERTVTVPELAPEALATCLPEADDAARAAYVRRYVRFFGAGALAGQKVGVYEHSGVARDLLAEILGALGAEVVRLARSETFIPVDTEAIRPEDVRLARDWAAEQGLDAIVSTDGDADRPLISDEQGHWLRGDVAGILCARFLGVQRVVTPVSSNSAIERCGGFEEVLRTRIGSPFVIAGMQQALARGGGVAGYEANGGFLLATPVTRNGRTLAPLPTRDAVIVILALLVMAAERGEPISALVADLPPRFTASDRLKDFPTERSREIIAGLMTPDGQADAGAVEALFGDLAGRLVEADATDGLRLTFDSGEIIHLRPSGNAPEFRCYNEADTPERAAALNAACMERLAGLR; encoded by the coding sequence ATGCCCATGGGGAACCAGCAACATCGCATTGCCGAGCTGATGACTGCGAGCGGTGTCGGCTTCGGCACCAGCGGCGCGCGCGGGCGCGTCGTCGACATGACGCCCGGGGTCTGCTTTGCCTACACCCGCGCCTTTCTCGACCACATGCGCGATGCCTTCGGCTGGAAGGCGGGCGAGGCGGTGGCCATCGCCGGCGACCTGCGGCCGAGCACGCCCGGCATCATGGCGGCGGTCGCCTGCGCGGTGCGCGACGCCGGCGGCGAGCCGGTCAACTGCGGTTTCATCCCGTCCCCCGCCGTGGCCCTGTACGGCATCGAGCAGGGCATCCCCGCCATCATGGTCACCGGCAGCCACATCCCGGACGACCGCAACGGCATCAAGTTCAACCGCCCCGACGGCGAGATCCTCAAGGACGACGAGGCCGCCATCCGCGAGCGCACCGTCACCGTGCCCGAACTGGCGCCGGAGGCCCTCGCCACCTGCCTGCCCGAGGCGGACGACGCCGCGCGCGCGGCCTACGTCCGCCGCTATGTGCGCTTCTTCGGTGCCGGCGCCCTGGCCGGGCAGAAGGTCGGTGTGTACGAGCACTCCGGCGTCGCCCGCGACCTGCTGGCCGAGATCCTGGGGGCGCTGGGCGCCGAGGTCGTGCGGCTGGCGCGCTCCGAGACCTTCATCCCGGTCGACACCGAGGCCATCCGCCCCGAGGACGTGCGCCTGGCGCGAGACTGGGCGGCGGAACAGGGCCTGGACGCCATCGTCTCCACCGACGGCGACGCCGACCGCCCGCTGATCAGCGATGAGCAGGGGCACTGGCTGCGGGGCGATGTCGCCGGCATCCTCTGCGCGCGCTTCCTTGGCGTGCAGCGGGTGGTCACGCCGGTCAGCAGCAACAGTGCCATCGAGCGCTGCGGCGGGTTCGAGGAGGTGCTGCGCACCCGCATCGGCTCGCCCTTCGTCATCGCCGGCATGCAGCAGGCGCTGGCGCGCGGTGGCGGGGTGGCCGGCTACGAGGCCAACGGCGGCTTCCTGCTGGCCACGCCGGTCACCCGCAACGGCCGCACCCTGGCGCCGCTGCCCACCCGCGACGCGGTGATCGTCATCCTCGCCCTGCTGGTGATGGCCGCCGAGCGCGGCGAGCCGATCTCGGCGCTGGTCGCCGACCTGCCGCCGCGCTTCACCGCCAGCGACCGGCTCAAGGATTTTCCCACCGAGCGCTCGCGCGAGATCATCGCCGGCCTGATGACGCCCGACGGCCAGGCCGACGCCGGCGCGGTGGAAGCGCTGTTCGGCGACCTCGCCGGCCGGCTGGTCGAGGCCGACGCCACCGACGGCCTCCGCCTCACCTTCGACTCCGGCGAGATCATCCACCTGCGCCCTTCCGGAAACGCCCCCGAGTTCCGCTGCTACAACGAGGCCGACACGCCCGAGCGCGCGGCTGCGCTCAACGCCGCCTGCATGGAACGGCTGGCGGGGTTGCGGTGA
- a CDS encoding HigA family addiction module antitoxin produces MKMHNPPHPGEVLRTLCLEPLGLTVTETARALGVSRKTLSAILNGRAGISPEMAVRLSIAFDTSAESWLNQQALFDLWEAEKKRGRLKVKKLSAA; encoded by the coding sequence ATGAAGATGCACAACCCCCCTCATCCGGGAGAAGTCCTGAGAACGCTCTGCCTGGAGCCTCTTGGGCTGACGGTAACCGAAACCGCGCGGGCATTGGGTGTCAGCCGGAAAACGCTGTCGGCCATCCTCAACGGACGTGCCGGGATCAGCCCGGAGATGGCCGTACGGCTATCGATCGCCTTCGACACCTCGGCGGAAAGCTGGCTGAACCAGCAGGCCCTGTTCGACCTGTGGGAAGCGGAGAAGAAACGCGGCCGGTTGAAGGTGAAGAAATTGTCGGCAGCCTAG
- a CDS encoding type II toxin-antitoxin system RelE/ParE family toxin yields MIRSFRHKGLERFFLTGSRSGIRPAHAARLRVILGRLHAATAPRDMDLPGLRLHVLTGNRRGYWAVSVSGNWRITFRFEGPDALEVDYEDYH; encoded by the coding sequence GTGATCAGGTCGTTTCGACACAAGGGACTGGAGCGATTCTTCCTGACCGGCTCGCGCAGCGGGATTCGCCCGGCCCATGCTGCGCGTCTTCGGGTCATTCTGGGTCGCCTGCATGCCGCAACCGCCCCCAGGGACATGGATCTGCCGGGACTTCGCCTGCATGTCCTGACCGGGAACCGGCGTGGCTACTGGGCCGTCTCGGTAAGCGGCAACTGGCGCATCACCTTCCGGTTCGAAGGACCCGATGCACTGGAAGTCGACTATGAGGATTACCACTGA